A DNA window from uncultured Fibrobacter sp. contains the following coding sequences:
- a CDS encoding DUF3791 domain-containing protein — protein sequence MEFFSFLMEQYAAYKGTTANKILARLEEKNLTDFVYSMYERYHTEALQNAFDDLDRLLND from the coding sequence ATGGAATTTTTCAGTTTTCTGATGGAACAGTATGCCGCCTACAAGGGGACTACTGCTAACAAGATTCTTGCGCGTCTTGAAGAAAAGAACCTGACAGATTTTGTTTATAGTATGTATGAGCGCTACCATACGGAAGCATTGCAGAATGCTTTCGATGATTTAGACAGATTGCTTAACGATTAA
- a CDS encoding DUF3990 domain-containing protein, with translation MKLYHGSNIAVSKPEILVSDRKLDFGTGFYLTSSSEQAQNWSELTVKRKGSGRPTVSIFEFDNQDLSGLKCLRFQQADVDWLRFVSANRKNENVPNDYDLIIGPVANDKTMPVISLYFAGIYDEEETIKRLLPQKLRDQYVFRSELALQKLIFVKAVTK, from the coding sequence ATGAAACTTTATCACGGTAGCAACATTGCGGTATCCAAGCCCGAAATTCTTGTTTCGGACAGAAAGCTGGATTTTGGAACGGGTTTCTATCTGACCTCTAGTAGCGAGCAGGCTCAAAACTGGTCTGAATTGACCGTTAAACGGAAAGGCTCGGGTAGGCCGACCGTATCTATTTTTGAATTCGACAATCAAGATTTGTCAGGCCTGAAATGCTTGCGGTTCCAACAGGCTGATGTGGATTGGCTCCGTTTTGTTTCGGCAAATAGAAAGAACGAGAATGTTCCAAACGATTATGATCTCATTATTGGACCTGTGGCAAATGACAAGACGATGCCTGTAATCTCGCTCTATTTTGCGGGAATTTATGATGAAGAGGAGACAATCAAGAGACTTTTGCCGCAGAAGCTTCGCGACCAGTATGTTTTTCGCTCGGAACTCGCTTTGCAAAAACTTATATTTGTTAAGGCGGTAACTAAATGA
- a CDS encoding ABC transporter ATP-binding protein: MYKWVQKQFALTEEGSRTFVRGVVWTFLHFVSLMFPMMLMFYFLMEHLGIGEFAGKTPHGILFYAGFSLLILVVMLVIYGFSYSATYDSVYDESMRRRVSIAERLRKLPLSFFGKKNLSDLTSTIMDDCNALEMIFSHAVPELFAAIGSVTVIGIMLFCYNWKMSIALFWVVPAAALLIALSKKIQDHWFEGSYNARRIIMEDIQEGLENVQEIRSYSGEAAYLDHFDKDCIMYEKTQIDSDVKVGMFLNSAQGILKMGLATVLITGARLWTKGEIDVFTYLVFIVCAATIYNPVFLVFNNLAELIFVNVRLRRFREMDQMPIQHGNTEFTPANYDIEFKDVDFNYNENKQVLKKVSFTAKQGEITALVGPSGSGKTTAAKLAARFWDIQGGTVKLGGQDISKIDPETLLKNFSIVFQDVVLFNTSIKDNIRIGKRGATDEEILKVAKLAGCDDFVQKMPQGYDTVIGENGDTLSGGERQRISIARALLKDAPIILLDEATASLDVENESKIQRGISQLVKGKTVIIIAHRMRTIANADKVVVLQDGHIAETGSPAELKAKGGLFCKMLELQMKKN, from the coding sequence ATGTATAAATGGGTTCAGAAACAATTCGCACTCACCGAAGAAGGTTCGCGAACGTTTGTTCGCGGCGTCGTGTGGACTTTTTTGCACTTTGTATCGCTTATGTTCCCGATGATGCTGATGTTCTATTTCTTGATGGAACACCTGGGCATCGGCGAATTCGCTGGCAAGACTCCGCACGGAATCTTGTTCTACGCCGGATTTTCGCTGTTGATTCTTGTGGTGATGCTCGTGATTTACGGTTTCTCGTACAGCGCCACCTACGATAGTGTGTACGACGAAAGTATGCGCCGCCGCGTTTCGATTGCAGAAAGACTCCGTAAGTTGCCGCTCTCTTTCTTTGGCAAGAAGAACCTTTCAGACTTGACGTCGACCATCATGGACGACTGTAACGCGCTCGAAATGATTTTCTCGCACGCCGTACCGGAACTTTTCGCCGCTATCGGAAGCGTCACCGTTATCGGAATTATGCTGTTCTGCTACAACTGGAAAATGTCTATCGCACTTTTCTGGGTGGTGCCTGCAGCCGCACTTTTGATTGCTCTTTCCAAGAAAATTCAGGATCACTGGTTCGAGGGATCTTACAATGCGCGCCGAATCATTATGGAAGATATCCAGGAAGGGCTCGAAAACGTGCAGGAAATCCGTTCCTACTCGGGCGAAGCCGCCTACCTCGACCATTTTGACAAGGACTGCATCATGTACGAAAAAACGCAGATAGATTCCGATGTCAAGGTCGGCATGTTCCTAAATTCGGCGCAGGGCATTCTCAAGATGGGACTTGCCACGGTGCTGATTACGGGCGCAAGGCTCTGGACCAAGGGTGAAATCGACGTGTTCACCTATCTGGTGTTCATCGTGTGCGCGGCGACCATCTATAATCCGGTTTTCCTCGTATTCAACAACCTCGCCGAACTGATCTTCGTGAACGTACGTCTGCGCCGTTTCCGCGAAATGGATCAGATGCCCATACAGCACGGCAACACGGAATTCACGCCAGCCAATTATGACATCGAATTCAAGGATGTTGACTTTAATTACAACGAAAACAAGCAAGTCCTGAAAAAGGTTTCATTTACGGCAAAACAGGGCGAAATCACCGCACTTGTGGGCCCAAGCGGCAGCGGAAAGACGACTGCAGCAAAGCTCGCCGCACGCTTCTGGGACATTCAAGGCGGTACGGTAAAGCTCGGTGGCCAGGATATCAGCAAGATTGACCCCGAAACGCTCCTCAAGAACTTCTCTATCGTCTTCCAGGACGTGGTACTGTTCAATACAAGCATCAAGGACAACATTCGTATCGGCAAGCGCGGGGCAACCGACGAAGAAATTCTGAAAGTCGCAAAACTCGCCGGCTGCGACGATTTTGTGCAGAAAATGCCGCAGGGATACGATACCGTTATCGGCGAAAATGGCGACACGCTCTCGGGTGGTGAACGCCAGCGCATCTCCATTGCACGCGCCCTGTTGAAAGACGCACCGATTATCCTGCTTGACGAAGCAACCGCAAGCCTCGACGTGGAAAACGAATCTAAGATCCAGCGCGGCATTTCGCAGCTGGTGAAGGGCAAGACTGTCATCATCATCGCACACCGCATGCGAACCATCGCCAACGCTGACAAGGTCGTGGTGCTGCAGGATGGCCACATTGCAGAAACAGGCTCACCCGCCGAGCTCAAGGCGAAAGGCGGCTTGTTCTGCAAAATGCTTGAATTACAAATGAAGAAAAATTAA
- a CDS encoding DUF3793 family protein, translated as MNRLLDHRLVRQCAPTLAGLKVGSLFCLEFSASEMLCKQLAYWNKELNPRGVCVRVIAERCGRSFIYVYREEALQKLIAKPEIRHFLAAYGYADFSTDSALAYMTGRIRKCHCFPHEVGLFLGYPLEDVKGFIINSGRNSKYTGYWKVYGDVSECEKRFACFRKCFNVFNKLFEKGYSLPMLAVASAKDRGICHPERSAA; from the coding sequence ATGAACCGTCTTTTAGATCACCGTCTCGTTCGCCAATGCGCACCAACACTCGCCGGGCTTAAGGTTGGAAGCTTGTTCTGCCTAGAATTTTCAGCCAGCGAAATGCTCTGCAAACAGCTCGCCTACTGGAACAAGGAACTCAACCCTCGCGGCGTGTGTGTGCGCGTTATTGCAGAACGCTGCGGACGCAGTTTTATCTACGTCTATCGCGAAGAAGCCTTGCAAAAGCTCATTGCCAAGCCGGAGATTCGTCACTTTCTGGCAGCCTACGGTTACGCAGATTTTAGCACAGATAGCGCACTCGCCTATATGACCGGACGAATCCGTAAATGTCACTGCTTTCCGCACGAAGTCGGTCTTTTCTTGGGTTACCCCCTTGAAGACGTGAAAGGGTTCATTATCAACAGCGGCAGAAACAGCAAATATACGGGCTACTGGAAGGTTTACGGCGATGTCAGCGAATGCGAAAAACGATTCGCCTGCTTTCGCAAATGCTTCAACGTGTTCAACAAACTATTTGAAAAAGGCTACTCGCTGCCGATGCTCGCCGTAGCAAGCGCAAAGGACCGCGGCATCTGTCATCCTGAGCGAAGCGCAGCGTAG
- a CDS encoding AAA family ATPase yields MADNQFDWVPFYEELAQILLGYKDKRKELAALVESIFEGIDVKKPEFEQDGVALEDMDPFTVFGLFNKHRMLETNRLKIMGRIKEIFGVQSNLPSTFDSIPTVMPFNARFYCSKDERNETDFDVLWGLFDHAMNFKDNQSQENEESFAEYYNLALKLKYNAYGKITMGLYWIAPNFYLNLDSLNEPYIYKSKKIPDDIVVSLPSPKCGFGAEDYLKVMQKIKEFLHSDRSTLRSLQELSFEAYKTFGENVHESEEKGLGSSNKRERQYWVYSPGRNASNWENDKNNGVMSVGWGSIGDLKNINDYEVLRSKVRDFWGDQESSRKNDTLCLWQLSKEIMPGDIVFAKRGTKKIIACGVVQESYEYNESLAEKGKDSYIHCCKVNWVDVHDYETQGKFAMKTLTNITRFKDTVKDLMEQYDIDMPPVVDTVSESNDFYSREAFLKDVFLNEEQYDALKELLLRKKNIILQGAPGVGKTYMAKRLAYSVMGEKDEDRVKLIQFHQSYSYEDFIVGYRPSEDSLGFEPRYGSFYNFCEEARKEPDKQYFFIIDEINRGNVSKIFGELFMMIEKDYRGEKVLLPYKDEEFSVPPNIYIIGMMNTADRSIAMIDYALRRRFSFYDVKPAFESEGFKKILQNVQDERLNKLIQVIVDLNNAISDDETLGEGFAIGHSYFTSAEFETNPKWLDAVVEFDLVPLLKEYWFDNKPEVDRWSETLRNAIK; encoded by the coding sequence ATGGCAGATAATCAATTTGATTGGGTTCCGTTTTACGAAGAATTGGCTCAAATTCTTCTAGGTTACAAGGATAAACGTAAAGAATTGGCTGCATTGGTTGAGTCCATTTTTGAAGGGATAGATGTTAAGAAGCCCGAATTTGAACAGGATGGTGTGGCCTTAGAAGACATGGATCCCTTCACGGTGTTTGGCTTGTTTAATAAGCACAGAATGCTTGAAACAAATCGATTGAAAATCATGGGGCGGATAAAAGAGATTTTTGGAGTTCAGTCGAATCTTCCGTCCACATTTGACAGCATTCCCACCGTAATGCCATTTAATGCTCGTTTTTATTGTTCGAAAGATGAAAGAAATGAGACGGATTTTGATGTCCTGTGGGGCTTGTTTGATCATGCCATGAATTTCAAAGACAATCAGTCGCAAGAGAATGAAGAATCTTTTGCGGAATATTATAATCTTGCGTTAAAGCTAAAGTACAATGCTTATGGCAAAATTACAATGGGTCTGTATTGGATTGCCCCTAATTTCTATTTGAATCTTGACAGCCTTAATGAACCATACATTTATAAATCAAAAAAAATACCAGATGATATAGTGGTCAGTTTGCCGTCTCCCAAATGTGGTTTTGGTGCGGAAGATTATTTAAAAGTTATGCAGAAAATCAAAGAATTCCTTCATAGTGACCGTAGTACATTGCGTAGTTTGCAGGAATTGTCTTTCGAAGCTTATAAAACTTTTGGTGAAAATGTTCATGAATCGGAAGAAAAAGGTCTAGGTAGTTCAAACAAACGTGAACGTCAATATTGGGTTTATTCTCCTGGCAGGAATGCTTCGAATTGGGAAAATGATAAAAACAATGGGGTAATGTCTGTTGGATGGGGGTCTATTGGTGATTTGAAAAACATCAATGACTACGAAGTGCTTCGTTCAAAAGTTAGGGATTTCTGGGGTGATCAAGAAAGTTCGCGCAAGAACGATACTCTGTGTCTTTGGCAACTTTCTAAAGAAATTATGCCTGGGGATATCGTTTTTGCGAAAAGAGGTACGAAAAAGATAATTGCATGCGGCGTTGTTCAAGAAAGTTATGAATATAACGAGTCCCTTGCCGAAAAAGGAAAAGACTCCTATATCCATTGCTGTAAAGTTAATTGGGTTGATGTTCATGATTACGAAACACAAGGTAAGTTTGCAATGAAAACACTTACGAACATAACCCGCTTCAAGGATACAGTTAAGGATTTGATGGAACAATATGATATAGACATGCCGCCGGTTGTGGATACTGTTTCTGAGTCGAATGATTTTTATTCTCGGGAGGCTTTCTTGAAAGATGTCTTCTTGAATGAAGAACAGTATGATGCATTGAAAGAGCTGTTGCTTAGAAAAAAGAACATTATTCTGCAAGGAGCTCCTGGCGTTGGAAAAACGTATATGGCAAAGCGGCTTGCGTATTCAGTTATGGGTGAAAAAGATGAAGATCGCGTCAAGTTGATTCAATTTCACCAGAGCTATAGCTACGAAGATTTTATAGTGGGCTATAGGCCTAGCGAAGATAGTCTTGGTTTTGAACCTCGCTATGGTTCTTTCTATAATTTCTGTGAAGAAGCAAGAAAGGAACCGGATAAACAATATTTCTTCATCATTGACGAAATAAATAGAGGTAATGTTAGCAAAATTTTTGGCGAACTATTCATGATGATTGAAAAAGATTATCGTGGTGAAAAAGTTTTGCTTCCGTATAAAGATGAAGAATTTTCGGTTCCGCCAAATATTTACATTATCGGTATGATGAATACAGCTGACCGAAGCATTGCGATGATTGATTATGCTTTGCGGAGGAGGTTTTCTTTTTATGATGTCAAACCGGCGTTTGAATCTGAAGGTTTCAAAAAAATCTTACAGAATGTTCAAGATGAACGTTTAAATAAGCTGATTCAGGTCATTGTTGATTTGAATAATGCTATATCGGATGATGAAACTCTCGGTGAAGGGTTTGCAATCGGGCATAGTTATTTTACAAGTGCGGAATTTGAAACAAATCCCAAGTGGCTTGATGCCGTTGTGGAATTTGATCTTGTTCCTCTCCTGAAGGAATATTGGTTTGACAATAAACCGGAAGTAGATCGATGGAGCGAAACCCTTCGAAATGCAATCAAGTAA
- the mcrC gene encoding 5-methylcytosine-specific restriction endonuclease system specificity protein McrC, with translation MQSSKIPIKNIYYMLAYAFKCLRTGVFKKLSSESFDNIENLFAEILILGLRSLVKQGLLRGYEETSDGLSSPHGRLNVSETLKSGTLLKRKIVCTFDEFTENIEFNRIVKTTCVYLNSLRDVDLERKTNLRKLMGNFMKVQPIDLHLVDWNKRFNRNNQTYKMLVYVCHWLYLRKIQTEGGGTNLGKSFYEERKLSDLYEKFVFEFFRQEYSSSFLVNASHIEWQLDYGSEIDLLPTMKTDITLRRNSKILIIDAKYYGQEMQSNRDVETIRSGHLYQIFAYVKNKAWEMRETGIVVSGMLLYAKTDAAITLDKNYSMSGNQISVKNLDLNVSFEDLRKPLDVIAKEFIEKG, from the coding sequence ATGCAATCAAGTAAAATCCCGATAAAGAATATTTACTATATGCTTGCCTATGCGTTTAAGTGCCTTAGGACGGGCGTATTCAAAAAATTGTCAAGCGAATCGTTTGACAATATTGAAAATTTATTTGCTGAAATACTGATTCTTGGATTGCGCTCTTTAGTCAAGCAAGGACTGCTTCGCGGATACGAAGAAACTTCAGATGGACTTTCTTCTCCTCATGGGCGTCTGAATGTGTCTGAAACGCTCAAAAGTGGAACTTTGCTAAAGCGAAAAATTGTATGCACGTTTGATGAATTTACGGAAAACATAGAGTTTAACCGCATTGTCAAAACAACTTGCGTTTATCTTAACTCCCTGCGTGATGTTGATTTGGAAAGGAAGACGAATCTTCGTAAATTGATGGGAAATTTTATGAAGGTTCAACCGATAGATTTGCATTTGGTTGATTGGAATAAAAGATTTAATCGTAACAATCAGACTTATAAGATGCTTGTATACGTCTGTCATTGGCTTTATTTGAGAAAAATACAAACAGAGGGAGGGGGAACGAATTTAGGAAAAAGTTTCTACGAAGAACGGAAATTAAGTGATTTATACGAAAAGTTTGTGTTTGAATTTTTTAGGCAAGAGTATTCTTCTTCTTTTTTGGTCAATGCGTCCCATATCGAGTGGCAATTAGATTATGGCTCGGAAATAGATCTTTTGCCTACAATGAAAACGGATATAACACTACGGCGAAATTCGAAAATTTTAATTATTGATGCTAAGTATTACGGGCAAGAAATGCAATCTAATCGAGATGTGGAAACCATTCGTTCCGGTCATCTCTATCAGATTTTTGCCTATGTGAAAAATAAGGCTTGGGAAATGCGAGAAACAGGCATAGTTGTTTCTGGTATGCTACTGTATGCAAAAACTGATGCTGCAATTACCCTTGATAAAAATTATAGTATGAGCGGAAATCAGATAAGTGTGAAAAATCTAGATCTTAATGTTTCCTTTGAAGATCTCCGTAAGCCCCTTGACGTAATTGCGAAAGAATTTATAGAAAAGGGATAA
- a CDS encoding flavodoxin: protein MEKVAVIYWSGTGNTEMMAKYVAEGAKAAGAEADVFSVSDFSQSQLAEYGRYALGCPAMGAEELEDSEFQPFYEAVKPALNGKKVALFGSYGWGGGEWMNPWKDDAEAAGLVLVADPLAIENAPDDAGKTACQELGKTLATA, encoded by the coding sequence ATGGAAAAAGTTGCAGTAATCTACTGGAGCGGAACAGGTAACACCGAAATGATGGCGAAGTATGTCGCCGAAGGTGCAAAGGCCGCCGGTGCAGAAGCCGACGTGTTCAGCGTTTCGGATTTTTCGCAGAGCCAATTGGCCGAATACGGCCGCTACGCTTTGGGTTGTCCCGCAATGGGCGCCGAGGAACTCGAAGATTCTGAATTCCAGCCCTTCTACGAAGCCGTCAAGCCCGCACTCAACGGCAAGAAAGTCGCCCTGTTCGGCTCTTACGGCTGGGGTGGCGGCGAATGGATGAACCCGTGGAAGGACGACGCCGAAGCCGCCGGGCTCGTACTTGTGGCAGACCCGCTCGCCATCGAGAACGCCCCCGATGACGCAGGCAAGACCGCTTGTCAGGAACTCGGCAAGACTCTCGCCACCGCCTAA